A genomic segment from Candidatus Viadribacter manganicus encodes:
- a CDS encoding helix-turn-helix transcriptional regulator, with product MREFVEVSPEMTLLLGADPIGAVPLPPEHIALAFDVDSQTPTLSFDFAPTRASLQADSRLLLIIQRSAFLRVGGIEPSGDAFHLPSALRGIVLSIRNSALTGETLQIYRLGKSIELLCETIRLLADDDLLPLASEGVLSLEDTRRVIAARRMIDERWNEKLTLDKIARACGLNRAKLTRGFRDMFHCTIAEAIAEQRLSKAKGMLLTTNLPVSSIGYENGYLNNASFARAFGRRFGISPSDFRACAFAA from the coding sequence ATGCGCGAATTCGTCGAAGTCTCTCCGGAGATGACGCTGTTGCTTGGTGCGGATCCGATAGGCGCCGTCCCGCTGCCGCCCGAGCACATCGCGCTCGCGTTCGATGTCGATTCGCAAACGCCCACGCTGAGCTTTGATTTCGCGCCGACACGCGCCTCGCTTCAGGCGGACTCTCGGCTTCTTCTCATCATTCAACGCAGCGCATTCCTGCGCGTCGGCGGCATCGAGCCAAGTGGCGATGCCTTCCACCTCCCCTCCGCCCTGCGCGGCATTGTCCTGTCGATCCGCAACAGCGCGCTCACCGGAGAAACCCTGCAAATCTATCGCCTCGGCAAGAGCATCGAACTCCTGTGCGAGACCATCCGCCTGCTGGCCGATGACGATCTCCTACCGCTCGCCAGCGAAGGCGTGCTTTCTCTTGAGGACACGCGCCGCGTCATTGCCGCGCGCCGCATGATCGACGAACGCTGGAACGAAAAGCTTACGCTCGACAAGATCGCGCGCGCATGCGGGCTCAATCGCGCCAAGCTGACGCGCGGCTTCCGTGACATGTTTCATTGCACAATCGCCGAAGCCATCGCCGAGCAGCGTCTCAGCAAGGCCAAAGGCATGTTGCTGACGACGAATCTTCCTGTTTCGTCCATCGGCTACGAAAACGGCTATCTCAACAACGCCAGCTTCGCGCGTGCCTTCGGCCGCCGCTTTGGCATATCGCCATCAGACTTTCGCGCCTGCGCATTCGCGGCCTAA
- a CDS encoding SDR family NAD(P)-dependent oxidoreductase — protein MYLVKFKLTDRVAVVTGGASGIGFSTAQALAEAGARVIITDRDASALEKARAALAKLGYQVDGVLMDVTDSKRVTEVADEIAAREARIDILINNAGIARSETQAENVADEHWLNVLDVNLNGTFWCARAFGRHMLERGAGAIVNVGSMSGFIVNRPQPQSYYNASKAAVHQLTKSLAAEWAPRGVRVNAVAPTYIRTPLNEFADKTGEMYRRWIDGTPQARLGEPEEVASVILFLASDAASLMTGSIVLADGGYSCW, from the coding sequence ATGTACCTGGTAAAATTCAAACTGACCGACCGCGTCGCTGTAGTGACGGGCGGCGCAAGCGGAATTGGCTTTTCGACGGCGCAAGCGCTCGCCGAAGCCGGCGCGCGCGTGATCATCACCGATCGCGACGCGTCCGCACTTGAGAAGGCGCGCGCAGCTCTCGCCAAGCTTGGCTATCAAGTCGATGGCGTGCTGATGGACGTCACTGATTCTAAGCGCGTGACTGAAGTCGCCGATGAAATCGCGGCGCGCGAAGCACGGATCGATATCTTGATCAACAATGCCGGCATCGCACGCAGCGAAACGCAAGCTGAAAACGTCGCCGACGAACATTGGCTCAACGTGCTGGACGTCAATCTCAACGGCACGTTCTGGTGCGCGCGCGCGTTCGGACGTCACATGCTGGAACGCGGCGCCGGCGCGATCGTGAATGTCGGCTCGATGTCAGGCTTCATCGTCAACCGTCCGCAGCCGCAGAGCTATTACAACGCTTCGAAAGCGGCCGTGCACCAGCTCACCAAGTCGCTGGCCGCCGAATGGGCGCCGCGTGGCGTTCGCGTGAATGCGGTGGCGCCCACCTATATCCGCACCCCCTTGAACGAGTTCGCCGACAAAACCGGCGAGATGTACCGGCGCTGGATCGATGGCACGCCGCAAGCTCGGCTGGGCGAGCCCGAGGAAGTGGCGTCTGTCATCCTGTTTCTGGCGTCCGACGCCGCAAGCCTGATGACCGGCAGCATCGTGCTTGCCGATGGCGGCTATTCCTGCTGGTAG
- a CDS encoding MFS transporter: protein MAQIDATTEAIASEPVKQRGVLFSLLMLSMTIASASAMRTVFSPVQEVVSQALSFSDFQMSLLQGLAISIPIGLLAIPVGRITDRGNRALLLFGLALLWTAGTALTAFATEFWQIFATRMLAGIGAFSSITVCISLVADLSPPEGRGRALIFLSIGNMVGGASAFAFGGSLLGYYTNAAPLVAGLDPWRNVVLVFAIVSMGLTLALLTIREPARREVTGEASSLSATLHALWQRRALLAPLFIGQVTVVMADAAASIWAAPVLERYYGSTPQEFGGWMGLVILGSGIIGAVIGGISSDLGHKSHIKGGILIGAVVAAVLSIPGAFFTLMPDVTGFAWMLLLLLTCGAVTGLVTSAAITVLVPNEIRGVCLGAFIVIGAIVGFGVAPTLVTLIASGLGGDQALRYGLAITSASASAIAAIGFIGALLRARKS from the coding sequence ATGGCGCAGATTGATGCGACGACGGAGGCGATCGCCTCTGAGCCGGTTAAGCAACGCGGTGTGCTCTTCTCGCTGCTGATGCTGTCAATGACCATCGCAAGCGCCTCGGCGATGCGCACGGTGTTTAGTCCGGTGCAGGAAGTCGTATCGCAAGCATTGAGCTTTAGCGATTTCCAGATGAGCCTGCTTCAAGGCCTCGCAATCTCGATCCCAATCGGTTTGCTAGCAATCCCGGTAGGCCGCATCACCGATCGCGGCAATCGCGCGCTTTTGTTGTTCGGCCTGGCATTGTTGTGGACCGCCGGCACCGCCCTCACGGCATTCGCGACGGAGTTCTGGCAAATATTCGCCACTCGCATGCTCGCAGGCATCGGCGCGTTCTCTTCAATTACCGTTTGCATTTCGCTTGTGGCGGACTTGAGCCCGCCGGAAGGACGCGGCCGCGCCCTGATCTTCTTATCGATCGGCAACATGGTCGGTGGCGCCTCGGCGTTTGCGTTCGGCGGCTCGCTGCTTGGCTACTACACCAACGCTGCGCCGCTCGTTGCTGGGCTCGATCCGTGGCGCAACGTCGTTCTGGTGTTTGCGATCGTGAGCATGGGGCTCACTTTGGCTTTGCTGACGATCCGCGAGCCTGCGCGGCGCGAAGTCACCGGCGAAGCAAGCTCTCTCTCCGCGACTTTGCATGCGCTTTGGCAGCGGCGTGCATTGCTCGCGCCGCTCTTCATCGGCCAAGTCACGGTCGTTATGGCGGACGCCGCCGCATCGATCTGGGCCGCGCCGGTGCTGGAACGCTATTACGGATCGACGCCGCAAGAGTTCGGCGGCTGGATGGGCTTGGTGATCCTTGGATCCGGCATCATCGGGGCGGTGATTGGCGGCATCTCTTCTGACCTTGGTCACAAGAGCCACATCAAAGGCGGCATCCTGATCGGGGCCGTCGTCGCCGCAGTGCTCTCCATTCCCGGCGCATTTTTTACCCTGATGCCGGACGTCACCGGCTTTGCCTGGATGCTGCTGCTTCTGCTCACCTGCGGCGCAGTCACGGGCCTCGTAACCTCCGCCGCGATCACAGTGTTGGTGCCGAACGAAATTCGCGGCGTGTGCCTCGGCGCATTCATCGTCATCGGTGCGATCGTTGGCTTTGGCGTTGCGCCGACCTTGGTAACTCTAATCGCTAGCGGCCTCGGCGGCGATCAAGCTTTGCGGTACGGGCTGGCGATTACCAGCGCCAGCGCAAGCGCCATTGCCGCCATCGGCTTCATCGGCGCATTGCTGCGAGCGCGTAAGAGCTAG
- a CDS encoding FAD-binding oxidoreductase yields MGAPAIVAPRTPLAPAFVEVLRGIFGNRLHLGEAMRAQHGASETHFAAVLPDAVVFVHSTEEVVALVKACTAADVPIVAYGAGTSVEGNAVPVRGGVCVDLSEMNKILEINPDDFDCTVQAGVRREELNVALRDIGLFFPIDPGANATLGGMASTRASGTNAVRYGTMREAILSLRIVTPDGRDIRTSRRARKSAAGYDLTRLMIGSEGTLGIITEVTLRLHGIPEQISSAVCSFQSMAGAVDTVVQAIQLGIPLARVEILDDVQMKAVNQHSNLNYPELTTLFFEFHGSEHAVKEQIATVGDLARDNGGGEFHWSNLAEERAKLWKARHQAFYAATAMRKGAIGWPTDVCVPIGRLAECINETKKDLDKASFPAPILGHVGDGNFHVIFVLDPDNPAEQKEAEALNERLVQRALDMDGTCTGEHGIGLGKQDWLVRELGEDGVDMMRTIKKALDPQNLFNPGKIFAD; encoded by the coding sequence ATGGGCGCGCCCGCAATCGTTGCGCCGCGCACGCCGCTTGCTCCGGCTTTCGTCGAAGTGTTGCGCGGTATCTTCGGAAACCGCCTTCACCTCGGCGAGGCCATGCGGGCTCAGCACGGCGCGAGCGAAACGCACTTTGCCGCCGTGCTGCCCGACGCCGTCGTCTTCGTACACTCGACGGAAGAAGTTGTCGCGCTGGTAAAAGCCTGCACCGCCGCCGATGTGCCGATCGTCGCTTACGGCGCCGGCACCTCGGTTGAGGGCAACGCCGTGCCGGTGCGCGGCGGGGTTTGTGTTGATCTCTCCGAGATGAACAAGATCCTCGAGATCAATCCAGACGATTTCGATTGCACCGTTCAAGCCGGTGTCCGGCGCGAAGAATTGAACGTCGCGCTCCGCGATATCGGGCTCTTCTTTCCCATCGATCCCGGCGCCAACGCCACGCTCGGTGGCATGGCCTCGACCCGCGCGTCGGGCACCAACGCCGTGCGTTACGGCACGATGCGGGAAGCTATTCTCTCACTGCGCATCGTCACGCCCGATGGCCGCGACATCCGCACATCGCGCCGCGCCCGCAAGAGCGCCGCCGGTTATGATCTCACACGCTTGATGATCGGCTCAGAAGGCACGCTCGGCATCATCACGGAAGTGACGCTCCGCCTGCACGGCATTCCCGAGCAGATTTCCTCTGCCGTGTGCTCGTTTCAGAGCATGGCCGGCGCTGTCGACACCGTGGTGCAAGCTATCCAGCTCGGCATTCCTTTGGCGCGCGTCGAAATCCTCGATGACGTGCAGATGAAGGCCGTCAATCAGCACTCCAATCTCAACTACCCCGAACTCACGACGCTGTTCTTCGAGTTTCACGGCAGCGAGCACGCGGTGAAAGAGCAGATCGCGACCGTTGGCGACCTCGCGCGCGACAATGGCGGCGGCGAATTTCACTGGTCGAACTTGGCCGAGGAGCGCGCGAAGCTCTGGAAGGCGCGTCACCAGGCGTTCTACGCTGCGACTGCCATGCGCAAGGGCGCAATCGGCTGGCCAACGGACGTGTGCGTGCCGATTGGCCGCCTCGCCGAATGCATCAACGAGACCAAGAAGGATCTCGATAAAGCATCGTTCCCCGCCCCGATCCTGGGTCACGTCGGCGACGGCAATTTCCACGTCATCTTCGTGCTCGATCCGGACAATCCAGCAGAGCAAAAAGAAGCCGAGGCGCTCAACGAACGCCTGGTGCAGCGCGCGCTCGATATGGATGGCACCTGTACGGGCGAGCACGGCATTGGTCTTGGCAAGCAGGACTGGCTTGTGCGTGAGCTTGGCGAAGACGGCGTCGACATGATGCGCACCATCAAAAAGGCGCTCGACCCGCAGAACCTTTTCAACCCAGGCAAGATTTTCGCGGACTAG
- a CDS encoding alpha/beta hydrolase produces the protein MDTRKLVDPALLPVLDVFPTVALTDELLAPMREAERFAQLPVTIPQEVRDGVAQAVRTVPGPAGAPDITLTIYQPRNATAPLPCIYHIHGGGYVGGSAAQLEPLHRPAAYDLNCVIVSVDYRLAPENRFPASIEDCYAGLAWTFANASALGIDTARVGVMGESAGGGLAAALALLARDRGDYKLAFQHLIYPMLDDRTCVVQTPNPVAGEFIWTPHNNRFGWSSLLGHEPGVDDVSPYAAPARATDLKGLPPAFIACPTLDLFIDEDIDYAARLGRAGVAVELHVYPGGFHGFDIFGGAAPISNRARQDSREALRRALSA, from the coding sequence ATGGACACTCGCAAACTCGTCGATCCAGCTCTCCTGCCCGTGCTGGATGTCTTCCCGACGGTTGCATTGACCGATGAATTGTTGGCGCCGATGCGCGAAGCTGAGCGCTTTGCGCAATTGCCGGTCACCATCCCACAGGAAGTCCGCGACGGCGTTGCGCAAGCCGTCCGCACCGTGCCCGGCCCTGCCGGTGCGCCGGATATCACGCTGACCATTTACCAGCCACGCAATGCAACCGCGCCATTGCCGTGCATCTATCACATTCATGGCGGCGGCTACGTTGGCGGCAGCGCCGCGCAACTTGAGCCGCTCCATCGCCCGGCAGCTTACGATCTCAACTGCGTTATCGTCAGCGTCGACTATCGCCTCGCGCCGGAGAACCGTTTTCCCGCCAGTATCGAAGATTGCTATGCCGGGCTTGCGTGGACCTTCGCCAATGCCAGCGCGCTCGGCATCGACACAGCGCGCGTCGGCGTCATGGGTGAAAGCGCAGGCGGCGGGCTGGCCGCAGCTTTAGCGCTACTGGCGCGCGATCGCGGCGACTACAAACTCGCCTTCCAACATCTCATCTATCCGATGCTTGATGACCGCACCTGCGTGGTGCAAACGCCGAACCCGGTTGCTGGCGAATTCATCTGGACGCCGCACAACAATCGGTTTGGCTGGAGCTCATTGCTCGGCCACGAGCCGGGTGTGGATGACGTCTCGCCCTATGCAGCCCCAGCGCGCGCCACCGACCTCAAAGGCTTGCCGCCGGCCTTCATCGCCTGCCCCACGCTCGATCTCTTTATCGACGAAGATATCGACTATGCCGCGCGCCTTGGCCGGGCCGGCGTCGCAGTCGAACTCCATGTTTATCCAGGCGGATTCCACGGCTTCGACATCTTCGGCGGCGCGGCGCCGATCTCTAATCGCGCTCGCCAGGATAGCCGCGAAGCCCTCCGGCGGGCGCTCAGCGCCTAG
- a CDS encoding gamma-glutamyltransferase family protein — MAHVNTRTLIGAVLGLSLLGASASAQDAPARDPNFGRGERVSGETFATRSPVIAPHGAAATAHPLATQTAIDVLRNGGSAIDAAIAANAMLGLVEPTGNGVGGDIFVIVWDPRTQRLYGYNGSGRTPRGMSLAQMRREARRNGNPNAVPSFGAASVSVPGTVDGWFALHERFGRKPMAELLAPAIHYAREGAPIPQTIAMYWANNQRRLEAEFAAGRLQEIDNARATYFCGENCAQYRQMPDGHGLFRNPDLANTLEQIADGGRDAYYRGPIARTIDAYMRRIGGWLRYDDFAHHQGEWVDPVCAPYRNVEVCELPPNSQGVVALQTLRILDGYNLRDMGFLSADSLHTQIEATRLAFADRAQFYGDPAFTHFDTRRLLTDDYTAQRRAMISNDRAMPPPPHAELRIDGDTTYLTTADRDGMMVSLIQSNYRGMGSGLVPDGLGFMLQDRAELFSLQSGHPNVYAPGRRPFQTIIPAFALRGGQPWLSFGVMGGDMQPQGHVQIIVNLVDYGLDLQAAGDAARYRFYGGAEPTGDQPDGVGFLAMENGVPPAVRAELERRGHRLRPADGSFGGYQAIMRHPDGHYEAATEMRKDGIAGGY, encoded by the coding sequence ATGGCTCATGTGAATACGCGCACGCTGATCGGGGCAGTGCTTGGCCTGTCATTGCTGGGTGCGAGCGCCTCAGCACAAGACGCACCGGCGCGCGATCCGAACTTTGGCCGTGGCGAGCGCGTGTCCGGCGAGACTTTCGCGACCCGTTCACCCGTCATCGCGCCTCACGGCGCAGCCGCGACAGCGCATCCGCTCGCAACACAGACGGCGATTGACGTTCTACGCAACGGCGGCAGTGCTATCGATGCCGCTATCGCCGCGAACGCCATGCTTGGCCTCGTCGAGCCGACCGGCAACGGCGTCGGCGGCGATATCTTCGTCATCGTCTGGGATCCACGCACGCAGCGTCTCTATGGCTACAACGGCTCCGGCCGCACGCCGCGCGGCATGTCGCTCGCACAGATGCGGCGCGAAGCGCGGCGCAACGGCAATCCCAACGCGGTGCCAAGCTTCGGCGCAGCGAGCGTCAGCGTGCCGGGTACCGTCGATGGCTGGTTCGCGCTGCACGAGCGCTTCGGCCGCAAGCCGATGGCGGAACTGCTGGCGCCGGCGATCCACTACGCACGCGAAGGCGCCCCGATCCCACAAACGATCGCGATGTATTGGGCCAACAATCAGCGCCGCTTGGAAGCCGAGTTCGCCGCTGGCCGCCTGCAAGAAATCGACAATGCGCGCGCCACCTACTTTTGCGGTGAGAATTGCGCGCAATACCGCCAGATGCCGGACGGCCACGGCCTCTTCCGCAATCCCGATCTCGCCAACACGCTAGAGCAAATCGCAGACGGCGGCCGCGATGCCTATTATCGCGGGCCCATCGCGCGCACGATCGACGCCTACATGCGCCGCATCGGCGGCTGGCTGCGCTACGACGATTTCGCGCACCACCAAGGCGAGTGGGTTGATCCGGTATGCGCGCCCTATCGCAACGTCGAAGTCTGTGAATTGCCACCGAACAGCCAAGGCGTCGTCGCGCTTCAAACCTTGCGCATTCTCGACGGCTACAATCTCCGCGACATGGGCTTCCTCTCGGCGGACTCGCTGCACACGCAGATCGAGGCCACGCGCCTTGCCTTCGCCGATCGCGCCCAATTCTATGGCGATCCAGCGTTCACGCATTTCGACACGCGCCGCCTGCTCACCGACGACTACACGGCGCAACGCCGCGCGATGATCTCGAACGATCGCGCCATGCCGCCGCCGCCGCACGCGGAATTGCGCATCGATGGCGACACCACCTATCTCACCACCGCCGACCGCGACGGCATGATGGTGTCGCTCATTCAATCCAATTATCGAGGCATGGGCTCCGGCCTCGTGCCAGACGGCTTGGGTTTCATGCTGCAGGATCGCGCCGAACTCTTCTCACTGCAAAGCGGCCACCCCAACGTCTACGCGCCCGGCCGTCGCCCATTCCAGACCATCATCCCTGCGTTCGCGCTACGCGGCGGTCAGCCCTGGCTTTCGTTCGGTGTGATGGGCGGCGATATGCAGCCGCAAGGCCACGTCCAGATCATCGTGAACCTAGTCGACTATGGTCTCGACCTCCAAGCTGCGGGCGATGCCGCCCGCTATCGCTTCTATGGCGGCGCCGAGCCTACCGGTGACCAGCCGGATGGCGTTGGATTCCTCGCGATGGAAAACGGCGTGCCACCGGCGGTGCGCGCCGAACTTGAGCGACGTGGCCATCGCTTACGCCCAGCTGACGGATCGTTCGGCGGCTACCAGGCAATCATGCGCCATCCCGACGGCCACTACGAAGCCGCCACCGAAATGCGGAAGGACGGAATCGCAGGCGGCTATTGA
- a CDS encoding FadR/GntR family transcriptional regulator — protein MSTTTPTHRPAEGGTLVQSAINAVTTHIRDHGLRVGDTLPGEGHFAETLGVSRAVMREAFGALAALKLIDVGNGRRPRVGALDGSVIATSLQHAISTAQITVPDIWDVRRTIEQRTAALAATARTDQEAAEIVALAEAMANDKDDLAKRTAHDIAFHNAIAKASHNVLFVEIVASFAPLMEVAVPTAWRTRVAKRQKQLMIDRHIAVAAAIRDRDPVAAAAAMAFHFDDAIGDLLKVEAANGAD, from the coding sequence GTGTCCACCACTACCCCTACACACCGCCCCGCAGAAGGGGGCACGCTCGTGCAGTCGGCGATCAACGCCGTCACCACGCACATTCGCGATCATGGCCTACGCGTTGGCGATACACTGCCAGGCGAAGGCCATTTCGCCGAAACGTTGGGCGTCAGCCGCGCGGTGATGCGCGAAGCCTTCGGCGCGCTGGCGGCGTTGAAGCTCATCGACGTCGGCAATGGCCGGCGCCCCCGTGTCGGCGCGCTTGATGGCTCGGTGATCGCGACCTCGTTGCAGCATGCGATCTCAACAGCGCAAATCACCGTGCCCGACATTTGGGACGTGCGCCGCACGATTGAACAACGCACAGCCGCCCTCGCCGCAACCGCGCGCACGGACCAAGAAGCCGCTGAAATCGTAGCGCTCGCTGAAGCCATGGCGAACGATAAGGACGATCTCGCCAAGCGCACCGCTCACGACATCGCGTTCCACAACGCCATCGCCAAAGCGAGCCACAATGTTCTGTTCGTAGAAATTGTCGCTTCGTTCGCGCCTTTGATGGAAGTCGCGGTGCCGACAGCGTGGCGCACACGCGTCGCGAAGCGACAAAAACAATTAATGATCGATCGCCACATCGCCGTCGCCGCCGCCATCCGCGACCGTGATCCGGTCGCGGCGGCAGCGGCAATGGCGTTCCACTTCGATGACGCGATCGGCGATCTTTTAAAAGTAGAGGCCGCCAATGGCGCAGATTGA
- a CDS encoding TonB-dependent receptor, whose protein sequence is MRRITKLLAGAALSLAAMPGVALAQDATTAEDASGDEIVVTARKREERLQDVPIAVTAVTAETLEREQINSVREIAQFSPGLNITTDAVGRAFMSIRGVGTTLIDSVQPGVGIFVDGIYQTNTSYLNNPVTDVERIEVLRGPQGTLFGNNTLGGAINVVTRAPTDDFAGRFSASYADPDNYQTVAASISGPLIEGVLRGRIAASYHSHDGFSTNTLAGGDARPLENQSVNGTLVWDAPQNAQLTLNVYYDSVEGSQTAYSSPSGPTDYVDDVQLNVNSIATYEYWGVNARGEFDINDSTRMTAILAYDRKDGQAAGDGDFGGFDVIRVVDGRNERDTFTGELRFDTTWSDRLSTLVGVFANYSTSTDTVFRTIFGGPQPIVPSTQTVTSQAIFGTAFYDLTDTLELSAGLRFDHQEVDVDGTAGTYSADELQPRVTLTQRWSDNHMTYASIARGFRGGGANTPGGPLPFYQGDSVWTYELGDKLTNADRTLTLNTAIYYNDYQHYIGQNSLTPTLQAVNLNTGDVTSYGVEVEGIWSPSDMFQLTGGLTYNHARITDDSEFEAVFPGGLASDLILFQPDWNFYVTPTVTIPVGQDNIVFNTTVSYKGDRAGSSLDPTFQPQLEGYYLVNANLAYEHGGYTIALWGTNLTDENYYDSYLDRSLLAAFFGNASPLTHNLGITGDGRRVGVRVSARF, encoded by the coding sequence ATGCGGCGCATCACGAAACTGCTGGCCGGCGCGGCCTTGAGCCTGGCAGCGATGCCGGGCGTTGCTTTGGCGCAGGACGCAACCACGGCTGAAGACGCAAGCGGCGACGAAATCGTCGTCACGGCGCGTAAGCGCGAAGAGCGCCTGCAAGACGTTCCGATCGCGGTGACGGCGGTGACCGCGGAGACGCTTGAGCGCGAACAGATCAACAGCGTTCGCGAAATCGCGCAGTTCTCGCCTGGCCTCAACATCACCACCGACGCCGTCGGCCGTGCGTTCATGTCGATCCGCGGCGTCGGCACGACGTTGATCGATTCGGTTCAGCCTGGCGTCGGCATCTTCGTCGACGGCATCTACCAGACGAACACCTCGTACCTGAACAACCCCGTCACCGACGTCGAGCGCATCGAAGTACTGCGCGGACCGCAGGGCACGCTGTTCGGCAACAACACACTCGGCGGCGCCATCAACGTCGTGACCCGCGCACCAACCGATGATTTCGCCGGCCGCTTCTCGGCGTCCTATGCCGATCCGGACAATTATCAGACCGTCGCCGCAAGCATTAGCGGTCCGCTGATCGAAGGCGTGCTGCGCGGCCGTATAGCTGCCTCATATCACTCGCACGACGGTTTCTCGACCAACACGCTCGCCGGCGGCGATGCCCGTCCGCTCGAAAACCAATCGGTGAACGGTACGCTCGTCTGGGACGCACCACAGAATGCGCAGCTCACGCTGAACGTCTATTATGACAGCGTCGAAGGCTCGCAGACGGCTTACTCAAGCCCCTCAGGCCCGACCGACTACGTCGACGACGTGCAGCTCAACGTGAACAGCATCGCGACCTACGAGTACTGGGGCGTCAACGCGCGCGGCGAGTTCGACATCAACGACAGCACGCGCATGACCGCAATCCTCGCTTATGACCGCAAGGATGGCCAAGCCGCCGGCGACGGCGACTTCGGCGGCTTCGACGTCATCCGCGTAGTCGACGGACGCAACGAGCGCGACACCTTCACCGGCGAGCTTCGCTTCGACACCACCTGGAGCGATCGTCTGAGCACCCTCGTCGGCGTTTTCGCCAACTACTCAACCTCGACCGACACTGTGTTCCGCACCATCTTCGGCGGCCCACAACCGATCGTGCCATCAACCCAAACGGTCACCTCGCAAGCCATCTTCGGCACGGCCTTCTACGATCTTACCGACACGCTTGAACTCTCGGCCGGTCTGCGCTTCGACCACCAAGAGGTCGATGTCGACGGCACCGCCGGCACCTACAGCGCCGATGAACTGCAACCACGCGTGACGCTGACGCAGCGTTGGTCAGACAATCACATGACCTACGCCTCGATCGCACGCGGCTTCCGCGGCGGCGGCGCCAACACGCCGGGAGGCCCGCTTCCGTTCTATCAGGGTGACTCAGTCTGGACGTACGAACTCGGCGACAAGCTCACCAACGCCGATCGTACGCTGACGCTCAACACCGCGATCTACTACAACGATTATCAGCACTATATCGGCCAGAACTCACTGACGCCGACGCTGCAAGCGGTGAACCTCAACACCGGCGACGTCACCAGCTACGGCGTTGAAGTGGAAGGCATCTGGTCGCCGAGCGACATGTTCCAGCTGACGGGCGGCCTAACCTACAACCACGCCCGCATCACCGACGATTCCGAATTCGAAGCGGTCTTCCCAGGCGGCCTCGCGTCGGATCTCATCCTCTTCCAGCCGGATTGGAATTTCTACGTCACACCAACCGTCACTATCCCGGTCGGTCAGGACAACATCGTGTTCAACACGACGGTCTCCTACAAGGGCGATCGCGCCGGCTCGAGCTTGGATCCGACTTTCCAGCCGCAACTCGAAGGCTACTACCTCGTCAACGCCAACTTGGCGTATGAGCACGGCGGCTACACCATCGCGCTCTGGGGGACAAACCTGACCGACGAAAATTACTACGACTCCTATCTTGATCGTTCGCTGCTCGCCGCTTTCTTCGGAAACGCCAGCCCGCTGACGCATAATCTCGGCATCACCGGTGACGGTCGCCGCGTTGGCGTCCGCGTCAGCGCACGGTTCTAA
- a CDS encoding RNA polymerase factor sigma-32: MALSETSELQRGAQRFLRAAMRKPMLEAEHERELARRWRDERDEHALHELTMAYMRLVVAMASRFRHYGLPLSDLVQEGNVGLMQAAMRFEPDREVRFSTYASWWIRSAMQDFVLRNWSIVRTGTTSAQKALFFNLRRLRARIGDIGDAVMSAEATSKIARTLRVPEHDVEVMAARLSGPDRSLNAPLTDEGDGEWQDLLADDAAGPEADVMEAHDNIARAALVKDAMAELSDRERLIIRERKLEEDAVTLEALGVRLGISKERVRQIEGNALEKLRRALIARVGDPVAAGFVS; encoded by the coding sequence ATGGCGCTATCTGAAACATCCGAACTGCAACGAGGCGCACAGCGCTTCCTCCGCGCTGCGATGCGCAAGCCGATGCTCGAAGCCGAGCACGAGCGAGAGTTGGCGCGCCGGTGGCGCGACGAGCGCGACGAGCACGCGCTGCATGAGCTTACGATGGCCTACATGCGCCTGGTGGTGGCGATGGCGTCGCGCTTTCGTCACTACGGCCTGCCGCTCAGCGACCTGGTGCAAGAGGGCAATGTTGGCTTGATGCAGGCGGCGATGCGCTTCGAGCCGGATCGTGAGGTGCGGTTTTCAACTTATGCGTCGTGGTGGATCCGCTCGGCGATGCAGGATTTCGTCTTGCGCAATTGGTCGATCGTCCGCACCGGCACGACTTCGGCGCAGAAGGCGCTGTTCTTCAATCTCCGGCGCCTGCGCGCGCGCATTGGCGATATCGGCGATGCGGTGATGAGCGCCGAAGCGACCTCAAAGATCGCAAGAACGCTGCGCGTGCCGGAGCACGACGTCGAGGTCATGGCGGCGAGGCTTTCTGGCCCGGATCGTTCGCTCAATGCACCGCTCACCGATGAAGGCGATGGCGAGTGGCAGGACTTGCTGGCGGATGACGCCGCGGGGCCGGAGGCCGACGTCATGGAGGCGCACGACAACATTGCGCGCGCTGCGCTGGTGAAGGACGCGATGGCCGAACTCTCCGACCGAGAGCGGCTCATCATTCGCGAGCGCAAGCTTGAGGAAGACGCGGTGACGCTGGAAGCCTTGGGCGTGCGGCTTGGTATTTCCAAAGAGCGCGTGCGTCAGATCGAGGGCAATGCGCTCGAAAAGCTTCGCCGCGCTTTGATCGCGCGCGTTGGCGATCCGGTGGCGGCGGGCTTCGTCAGCTAG